A region of Massilia sp. WG5 DNA encodes the following proteins:
- a CDS encoding family 1 glycosylhydrolase, translated as MSPGFIFATGIENSNPTIENGRVRMDELEKCGHYKHWRTDFELVQELGLKVLRYGPPLHRTWLGPNRYDWEFSDLVFNDLRQRNVASIVDLCHFGVPDWIGNFQNPDFPALFADYAGAFARRYPWLQLYTPINEMSICALFSALYGWWNEQMTTDRSFITAMKHLVKANILAMHAILKVRPDALFVQSESTEYFHAESPAAIGPAELYNSRRFLSLDLNYGRRVDSEMYEYMLDNGMTRDEYHFFLNNNLKHHCIMGNDYYQTNEHYVSADGLTRSAGEIFGYAVITHQYYNRYRLPVMHTETNLCQGPRGDEAVQWLRKEWANVLRVRNNGVPLVGFTWFSLTDQVDWDTALRENNGNVNELGLFDLDRKIRPVGIAYKELVRDWMEVLPTQSVCLQVPISMPHEFQRVVPPYTGWPFDDDATLAPRNQERE; from the coding sequence ATGTCTCCAGGATTTATCTTCGCTACCGGTATCGAAAACAGCAATCCGACCATCGAGAATGGACGCGTCCGCATGGACGAGCTGGAAAAATGCGGTCATTACAAGCATTGGCGCACCGACTTTGAGCTGGTGCAGGAACTTGGCCTGAAGGTGCTGCGCTACGGTCCGCCGCTGCACCGGACCTGGCTCGGTCCGAATCGCTACGACTGGGAGTTTTCCGACCTCGTCTTTAACGACCTGCGCCAGCGCAATGTCGCGTCGATCGTCGACCTGTGCCACTTCGGCGTGCCGGACTGGATCGGGAACTTCCAGAATCCCGATTTCCCCGCGCTGTTCGCCGACTACGCGGGCGCCTTCGCACGGCGCTATCCCTGGCTGCAGCTGTACACGCCGATCAACGAGATGTCGATCTGCGCCCTGTTCTCGGCCCTGTACGGCTGGTGGAACGAGCAGATGACCACCGACCGCAGCTTCATCACCGCCATGAAGCATCTGGTCAAGGCGAATATCCTGGCCATGCATGCGATCCTGAAGGTGCGTCCGGACGCCCTGTTCGTGCAGAGCGAATCGACCGAGTATTTCCACGCCGAAAGCCCGGCGGCCATCGGGCCGGCCGAGCTCTACAATTCGCGGCGCTTCCTGTCGCTCGACCTCAACTATGGCCGGCGCGTCGATTCCGAGATGTATGAATACATGCTCGACAACGGCATGACGCGCGATGAGTACCACTTTTTCCTGAATAATAATCTGAAGCACCACTGCATCATGGGCAACGATTATTACCAGACCAACGAGCACTATGTCTCGGCCGACGGCCTGACGCGCTCGGCGGGCGAGATCTTCGGCTACGCCGTCATCACCCACCAGTACTACAACCGCTACCGCCTGCCGGTAATGCATACCGAGACCAACCTCTGCCAGGGTCCGCGCGGCGACGAGGCGGTGCAGTGGTTGCGCAAGGAATGGGCCAATGTGCTCCGCGTGCGCAACAACGGCGTACCGCTGGTGGGTTTTACCTGGTTTTCGCTCACCGACCAGGTCGACTGGGACACCGCCCTGCGTGAGAACAACGGCAATGTGAACGAGCTCGGCCTGTTCGACCTGGACCGCAAGATTCGCCCGGTCGGGATCGCCTACAAGGAGCTGGTGCGCGACTGGATGGAAGTCCTGCCGACCCAGAGCGTGTGCC
- a CDS encoding TonB C-terminal domain-containing protein — MSTLTAIPADALRAPSKLAPSNRRLAGGLLVSLLLHALLLSLQFGIPGLRAGSGGPLQVVLAPPPVTLPAAVSAPVSMPAVTPAPPLPGAAIAPPADVAPASKTEPPAPRSDRPQPHRGFSLRDPAPALPAPPAPKPVAPARRVLRRRPRPRVQPPREALHTEVIARQMSEDPGFVLPQPELPALTDAQEAPTEPEDKASPAPQLARQADEERAAAERERELAQQRAAEEEKRVAAQREAEQERADEVARQQLAGQRRADELAQQQAAEQRRNEALARQQQQEQQRAQQLAEQRRAEESARQQLAEQQRTQQVAEQRRVEEQARQELAEKQRAQQLAEQRRTEELARQQLAEQQRAQQLAEQRRVEEQARQQLAEQQRAQQLAEQRQAEERAQQAAARQRAEELVRQQAAQAEAAQRLARQETAPAQPAAGLGGPARADSGAGSDLGARTGTGSGLGASAGSRGLPGRDFGSRARELLRGIDVAKAVPPVMQAAEQARQAVRRALADAARRDVPLRLYLDSVRQKIERNAIVGRMQLSSGAVHTDPVVSIAIRSDGSIEDVTILRSSGRPDIDEVVRRIVNLNARYSAFPPNVAANYDVIELRRIWTFTEVLRLVEEVR; from the coding sequence ATGTCCACGCTTACCGCGATCCCGGCCGACGCCCTGCGCGCGCCATCGAAGCTGGCGCCGTCCAACCGCCGGCTGGCCGGAGGCTTGCTGGTATCGCTGCTGCTGCATGCTCTCCTCCTGTCGCTGCAGTTTGGCATACCGGGGCTGCGGGCCGGCTCGGGCGGCCCCTTGCAAGTGGTGCTGGCGCCGCCGCCCGTGACCTTGCCGGCGGCTGTGTCGGCGCCTGTGTCCATGCCTGCCGTGACGCCGGCGCCGCCATTGCCCGGCGCCGCCATCGCGCCACCGGCGGACGTCGCTCCTGCCTCGAAGACCGAGCCGCCGGCGCCACGCAGCGACCGGCCGCAGCCCCACCGCGGATTCAGCTTGCGTGATCCGGCCCCGGCCTTGCCCGCACCGCCGGCGCCCAAGCCAGTTGCGCCGGCCCGGCGTGTGCTGCGGCGCAGGCCTCGTCCACGTGTTCAGCCGCCGAGGGAAGCGCTGCATACCGAAGTCATCGCCCGCCAGATGAGCGAAGACCCCGGCTTCGTCCTGCCGCAGCCGGAACTCCCCGCATTGACGGACGCACAGGAAGCGCCGACGGAGCCCGAGGACAAGGCCTCGCCCGCGCCGCAGCTCGCGCGCCAGGCAGACGAAGAACGCGCTGCTGCGGAGCGCGAGCGCGAACTCGCCCAGCAGCGGGCGGCAGAGGAAGAGAAGCGGGTGGCCGCGCAGCGGGAAGCCGAGCAGGAACGTGCGGACGAAGTGGCGCGGCAGCAGCTGGCCGGGCAGCGCAGGGCGGACGAGCTCGCGCAGCAGCAGGCGGCCGAGCAGCGCCGCAACGAAGCGCTGGCGCGCCAGCAACAGCAGGAACAGCAGCGCGCGCAGCAACTGGCCGAACAGCGCCGGGCGGAAGAATCGGCCCGTCAGCAGCTGGCCGAACAGCAGCGTACACAGCAAGTTGCCGAGCAGCGCCGCGTCGAGGAGCAGGCCCGTCAGGAGTTGGCTGAGAAGCAGCGCGCCCAACAACTGGCCGAGCAGCGCCGTACGGAAGAATTGGCGCGTCAGCAGCTGGCTGAGCAGCAGCGTGCACAGCAGCTCGCCGAGCAACGCCGCGTCGAGGAGCAGGCGCGTCAGCAGTTGGCTGAGCAGCAGCGTGCACAGCAACTGGCCGAGCAGCGCCAGGCCGAAGAACGTGCCCAACAGGCAGCAGCGCGCCAGCGTGCCGAGGAGCTGGTGCGCCAGCAAGCGGCGCAAGCCGAGGCGGCGCAGCGCCTGGCCCGGCAGGAAACAGCGCCCGCCCAGCCCGCCGCCGGCCTGGGCGGCCCGGCGCGCGCCGACAGCGGCGCAGGTTCCGATCTCGGCGCGAGAACGGGCACGGGCAGCGGACTGGGCGCCAGCGCCGGCTCGCGCGGCCTGCCTGGCAGGGATTTCGGTTCGCGCGCCCGCGAACTGCTGCGCGGTATCGACGTCGCGAAAGCCGTGCCGCCAGTCATGCAGGCCGCCGAGCAGGCCCGGCAGGCCGTCCGGCGCGCCCTGGCCGATGCCGCACGGCGCGACGTACCGCTGCGCCTCTACCTAGACAGCGTGCGCCAGAAGATCGAACGCAACGCCATCGTGGGCCGGATGCAGCTGTCCAGCGGTGCGGTGCACACCGATCCCGTGGTCAGCATCGCCATCCGCAGCGATGGCAGCATCGAGGACGTGACCATCCTCCGCTCCAGTGGACGGCCTGACATCGACGAGGTCGTGCGCCGCATCGTCAACCTGAATGCGCGCTACTCGGCCTTTCCGCCCAACGTTGCCGCCAATTACGACGTAATCGAACTGCGCCGGATCTGGACCTTCACCGAGGTCCTGCGCCTGGTGGAAGAGGTACGCTGA
- a CDS encoding polysaccharide biosynthesis/export family protein, protein MITEKLIAAERQQHHEQANTDLEKLLVPDPPPYAIGSGDVLSIVVWDHPELAGNAMSAGALPPDPSGANAAAPGFVVDHQGRIQFPLIGMVAVDGMTEEQARALLTTKLAKYLANPNLTLRVQAYRSKRVYVDGEVKSPGLQAINDIPMTLVEAINRSGGLLPSADQSRIVLERGKQRYRVNLRDLVQKGINPGLVMLAPGDVVRVHSRDESKVFVSGEVLTPKALTMHDGRLTLNEALGESGGISPLSGDARQVYVVRKNADRTRVFQLDARVAGSLAMAESFELQPKDIVYVAATPLANWNRNLSLLIPGALTSAVSATTRP, encoded by the coding sequence ATGATCACCGAAAAGCTGATCGCCGCCGAGCGCCAGCAGCACCACGAACAGGCCAACACCGACCTCGAAAAGCTGCTGGTGCCGGACCCGCCGCCGTATGCCATCGGCAGCGGCGACGTGCTGTCGATCGTCGTATGGGACCATCCCGAGCTGGCCGGCAACGCCATGAGCGCAGGCGCGCTCCCGCCCGATCCGAGCGGCGCCAACGCCGCGGCGCCCGGCTTCGTGGTCGACCACCAGGGCCGCATCCAGTTTCCGCTGATCGGGATGGTTGCCGTCGACGGCATGACCGAGGAGCAGGCGCGGGCGCTGCTGACGACGAAGCTGGCGAAATACCTGGCCAACCCGAACCTCACGCTGCGGGTGCAGGCGTACCGGAGCAAGCGCGTGTACGTCGATGGCGAGGTCAAGTCGCCCGGCCTGCAGGCCATCAACGACATTCCGATGACCCTGGTCGAAGCGATCAACCGTTCGGGCGGCCTGCTGCCCAGCGCCGACCAGAGCCGCATCGTGCTGGAGCGCGGCAAGCAGCGCTACCGCGTGAACCTGCGCGACCTCGTGCAGAAGGGCATCAACCCCGGCCTCGTCATGCTGGCGCCGGGAGACGTGGTGCGCGTGCACTCGCGCGACGAGAGCAAGGTCTTCGTTTCCGGCGAAGTCCTGACGCCGAAAGCCCTGACGATGCACGACGGCCGCCTGACCCTCAACGAGGCGCTCGGCGAGAGCGGCGGCATCAGCCCGCTGAGCGGTGACGCTCGCCAGGTCTACGTGGTGCGCAAGAACGCCGACCGCACCCGCGTGTTCCAACTCGACGCCCGCGTCGCCGGCTCGCTCGCGATGGCCGAGTCCTTCGAACTGCAGCCGAAAGACATCGTCTACGTGGCCGCTACACCGCTGGCCAACTGGAACCGCAACCTGAGCCTGCTGATTCCGGGCGCGCTGACGTCGGCGGTGAGCGCGACCACCAGGCCTTGA